CCAGACGAGAAAGAGCGTCCCCAGGCCGAGGAGCGCCTGGAGCACCCGCACCGTCCACCAGCTCCCGCCCGCCAGCGCGTACACGCCGCCCAGCGACATCTGGTAGAGGGGGCTCATGAAGAACGGCAGCTCGGGCCCCTCTCCAGCGGCAATCGTCAGCGCCTGCGTGTGGTAGTACCGCTCGTCGAGGCCGAGGTAATCCCCGAAGGGGCTGTCGGCGAGCTGCAGGAGCAGGACCAGCCGGATAACCGCGGCGATGAGGAGCGCCACGGCGACCCAGAAGCAGTCGTCGCGCCAGGGGTGCCGCCAATCCAGCGGTCTAGCTGACGGGCAGAGTTTCACCGGGGTGGAGCTCGACGGTTTTTCCGGGGTTGGTTGAGATTGATAACATTATGATATTACTTGAATTGTTGACGATTTTACCCTCCCCGGCGAACATTTGTTCGGCGGACCGGG
This genomic stretch from bacterium harbors:
- a CDS encoding glycosyltransferase family 39 protein, which produces MKLCPSARPLDWRHPWRDDCFWVAVALLIAAVIRLVLLLQLADSPFGDYLGLDERYYHTQALTIAAGEGPELPFFMSPLYQMSLGGVYALAGGSWWTVRVLQALLGLGTLFLVWRTARRLTGRWWALGTLGAAALYSQFFFTETLLLPTTLTAFLVVLGTYLAVRHVQRPVPWTAVGIGVAFALAAL